GTAAGGCCTTCCCACCCTCTGCTTCCTGAGGGAGTCAAGCTGCAACCTTCTGCCAATACTGTACCATGGATGCTTTTCTCTCTTTGTCATCCTGGAAGAAGTGGCAACAATGAATACACAACATGCTGCCTCCTACAGAAGCAGACCATCAAGCTCCCAATGGGTCTGTCCCTGCAACAATAGAAACCCTTTCCCATCCCCTGCTACCAGTTCCCGAGATTGATCCTGAGACCTGCTGTGCAGCCAGAACCTGGGCTCTGCCCTGAATAAGTCCCTCCCATTGCTTCCAGGGCAAAAAGATACACGTTCTGTTTCGACCCACCCCTTGTTGTGTGGGAATATATTAAATGGGCTGCAAAGTGGAGGCTGAGCAGCTGGTCACAGCCTGTTTTTCCCAGTAGGCAGCAAACTGCCACTGCTCCGTCATGGGCCAACATAAAAGAGTGAAAcggattttttaaagaaaagataccTGGGCACACTCGACAGCATTTCCCTTCTACGCTTTCAGGCGCTGCACAGGCGTACTGGTCAGGACAGGTGATCCTCTGGCAATCCTGCTTCCCATCTTTGCAAGTGCataggatgcaagggaggggcaagAAGGAGCGGAAGGTGGGGTGCCACACTTCTCCATGAGAGTAGGTCCTCCCATTGTGCACGCAAGCTAGAGAGAGGGCAAGATGAGCACACGAGGTTGGAAGAGTAGCAAGGAAGGACGGAGACATTTTTGGCAGGGTCCTGAGCACACAGGCTCAGTCCTGGCAGGCAGGGAGGGTGAAGGCACCGTTGCACTCCCATTCATGTCATCCCCAGGACAGTGGAGCAGAAGCTGAACTATGTGCTCCATGGCCAAGCCATACTTCCAATTCCCAGGCCCCACCCTTTCCCTGGGCAGCAGCCAGGGACAAATCAGGTGGAAGGTGCTTTGCTCAGTTGCTTTCTCCCTACCCAGAGCCATGTTTCTGCTATATCTGAATCCTTGTTGGGGGAAGCAGTTGCAGGCTGTGAGTGGTGGGCAGGAGAAAGGTCACACATCCTCAGCCATACACCAGAGAAATCGTGCCTTGATTTGGAAACGCaacttctccctcccccaaccagCCTTCCATCTTTACATGGCAATCCTGCAATCTCCCAGAAGGTCCCTCAGTCATTCCCAGAAAAACTGCTGTAGTTgatctgaagtgggggggggggatagttacGTTTTTCGTGCTTCTCCTTCAGAATGATCTGGACAGTTGTGCCGCCTCCTACGTTGTGCATGATGTGTCTTGGGATGGGCTCCAGTGAAGAACCACTCGGTGCATCAATGACTCCCAGGGATCCCATTCCATTTGATGCCTGTCCACACTGTTGCTGTGAGtgtctctggagagccaggagCAAGACCTGGTTAATCTggcagggcagagcagagcaTCCCTCTGCTACAAATCAGTCTGCTTTGGTTAACCATAGCAGACCAGCCCCATCTGCTGATCTAATGCAGTCACCTGTGCCAGGCACCCACTGCTGCTGGCAGCCTCAACTACTTCAGCTCCTCTGTCCTCATAATATCACAAAGGCATGTTGGGACTGACATTTGAGAGGCCTGTGCCAGGAACATCGAATGTTGTGCCCAGGTAATGTTTGCCATTGTGTGCTGACAATCTCTGACAATTACGTCCAAAAGAAGAACTCGTGAGCCAATCAGAGGCCATGCAGCAAATGGGATGATGTTTCAAAAATACAGCATCATCAAGTTTCAGTACCTAAAGCCCCATGGATCAGTACAACACAGCAAGTGTCACGCATTCTGGGCCAATGGGATAGAGAAATGTGATTTTGCATGGCATATTGAAGAGTCCTGAGGAAAGCTCGACAaaagccatttttttaaaattttccattCCTCTGAATGTGAAAATATGTGGGTAACTGAGACAAGATCACCAGCAGCACCAACCCAGGCTTCACTTCCACTGAATTAAACCACTGGTCCATCAAACCATTGCATCTTCTTCCCCTGAGGTTTTGTCCATCAGAAGGAAAAGAGTGGTCTGTCTCTTTGGCAGTGAAGACAAACCTTccgtctcccccacccctgcatgtCCTTTCTTTGGTCAACATGTTTAGGACCAGAGCATGAAACAGTACAGATTTCTCCTCCCTTGTCCTGTCACTAAGACAAATTCTGAGTGCCCGTAGCATCTGATTGTTGCTCCTCTGCAAGGGTTTGATATGGAAGTCTAAAACCCAGGCATTTTCATGAATTGAAATTCAGATTCTTTTTTTAAggttgttggatttttttttgtgaAGTGAAAACTACACTTACCACTCCTCTGTTCAGTTGCGGGTGCTCTTCTGCTGGAGCCTCAGAGGAACTGTCtgtaaaaataaagcaaataacACAGTTGAAGGAGGGAGCTTCTGGTGACATATTTGTGTGGCGTCAAGTTGGGTGCTTACTGGGAATGGCTGGACCCTCCTGGGTTCTACCAatggaggaggggaaagaaatgCCTCCTTGAGGATGGAACAAATGGGTATCCCTCCTCTACTCCAGCCAGAACCAGCCCAACACCACCTGGAGCTGAGGCAGTCTGCCAAATGCTTCCACCCCTTATCTGATGACATGCCAGACTctactcctcccaccctccaaagATCTAGCTCaggactctcctcccctccacatttcctcttccttttccaattcagggggtggagggaaaagGAGGGGCAGGTGGTCAGAGGTGGGCACCCTACCatcactctgctgcctgaggcaactgtttccattgacctcatggatgggccagccctgaccccAAAATACAGCAAGATGCACATTTGTTTCCCCTAGGACAGCAAAATTGTTCATGCTGGCTTTGGAAACACAGCCAAGCACAGCAAGTGGAAGTCTCAGCAGAAGAGACCATCTGGAAACAGAGCCCCCATTGGGTCAATGACACAGACTCTCTCCATGTTTCCCCCCAGTGCAAGGCCTGTAGTTTGTATGTGGGTGGGTGAGTAGGGAATGATCCTCATATTACCTCTGCAGACTTGGCAACAGGAGTCTGGTACAGTTTCAGGTGAGGCACACAATAGTTCCGGGCAGGTCACCAAGCCGCAGTAGATCTGACCTTCCTAAGAAACACAAGAAGTCCCACATTGTGAGAAGTGGTAGCCTCCCAACCAGTGGAGAGATGCTCTTACTAAAAACCTCCACCTGATCCAAGGGGGAGATGGACGAACACCTCCCCTCAAGTCACAGAATATGCCTAGGCTACCAACATGTGTTTGCTTTGCACCTCTTTCACTGTTACAGGTGTATCTCCCACTGCCCCctgcaaagaatcctgggaattgtcaCTTGGTGAGGATGTCAAGGGTTTCCcattagagacccctggtcttcCTTGCAGAACCACAGCTCCCAGAGCTGACTGAGGAGAGAGAATGACTAATGTTAGGCCAAACGGCACATTATCTTGTTAGCATGTTTGGCTCTAACATGCTGCCTTTTCATTGAGAAACTGCAGCCATGTGTGGAGCAGTGGCAATCAGGACTGGAAGCATGGAAGGAAGGAGGCTGGGATCTAGCAATCTTCATTTGTGCCTTGGTGTCGTGAGGGTAGTTCACCTTGCTCTGGCACAGATCCTGCTCATATTGCATGGGGTTGGTACAAGTGAGCCTCCTTAGCAGTTgaaccttaaggctgcaatcttaggaacgctttcctgggagtaagtcccatttcttctatgtagacatgcacaggattgcaccatGAGACACTTACCGAGCAGCTGCACTTGGTGCACTGATTTGACCTCTTGGAGGGGAAGAGTTCACTGCTGGTGAAAATGTCACCATGTTGGTATGTTGTCCCATTGTATTGGCAGGAGGAATTGACAGATGCCTGGTTTCCAGGGGAAGTCTGAGAATCTACAGAGGATGAGGAGTGGGAAAGAATAGAATGACACTGGTCGTATCAGAAACATTTCCACGCTGCCTCTCGACAGCAGTTTGCCCAGAAGGGCCCATCACTGAGTTGTGGCAGATCACATGCTTTGTGCAATCAAAGTCCCATATGGGTGTTGCATGTTGAACCTATGGAACTCATTGCCCTGAGATGTGGTAATAATGGTCACTAGTTTAGCTTATTTAAAAATActgttagacaaattcatggagagggAGAGGCCTACTAAGTATGATGGCAAAGTAGAATGTTTATTTTGAACAAGCAGCCAGCCTCTGGTTTAAGCAAGGGTTAGAGACCTTTTGAGAATTCTGGGTAATCCTGTTTGCACACATCAGGAAGCTGCAAAGGCACAGAGTGAGGTGCCACTGGGGAAACCAGTCAGACTTCTTCAGCTCTTTGTGTAATCTGCATTCACCCACCACTACTTGAGAGCCTAAAGATCATGTCAGTTCATCTGGATCAATCCCTAACAGTATCCAAACGCATTAGGAGCTGGGGGATGGTGCTAATTTGTAAAGATATGTCCAGTGGGTGGAAGTAAAAGGGAAAGGAATGCATTAAAAACCACTTACCTGGGCACCTGGAACAGCACTGGTGAAGGTCCCTGACAGGATTTGGGCACTTAAGAACAGGGCACTTCATCTGGTTGCAGTTTACTTTGGCGTTCTGGGTGCAAAAGAGGATAAGTGTATCAGTAACCATGAAAAAGTCTCCGTTGCCGTCAACATGGCCTGCCCTTCTTTTGTCACTGAAAATCCCATGCTGGTATGTGGTATAGAACTGGAGTTCCCAAGAGTTTTAGCTTTTTCTACAAAACCAAAATAGCTCCACCCAAACAACAATGGTCCTAGTCCTCCGGGTTGCAGAGGAAGGCCAGAAGCATCATCATGCCATTTCCCTGCTCCTTCTGTCTTTTTGTGCTTTGCCTAATAAATACAGGTATACAACAAGCCTGGATACATTCTTTTTCACCTGAAGAATGAAagactagtggcccaatcctaaccaaattcccaCACCACAGTACAACAGGGTAGTGCAGCCTCCACCACATCCAGCACAGGAATTGAGGATACTGGACCCACCACCAATTCCAACCATCTCAGCAGGGACACAGCCCCCATTCAGACAAGGGCTTAGCTTCCCATCCCAGATATCCAGGGCAGAGTGTTCCAAAGGGCTAGAGAAGGTCAAGAGATACCTCTGAGCAGGTACAGACGATGCAGTACATTGTTCCTTCAGGCTCCAGGTACGGGTGCCAGCTCTCCCCCCGCCTGTAGTTCCTGCCATTAAAGTGACAGACTTCTTCTGAACCTGGAAATCAAACATCAGAGTGTCAGGTACAGAGGCAATGGAGGGGAAGAACAATATGCTGAGAATTCAAGGTGCTAGAGAAGGGGTGCCACTCTCCTTGGCTCCATCCCGGTGAACAGACAGAACCTCCAAAGAGAAAAGTGAGTGTTAGGAACTTTTCTGTTTAATGAAAGCCGAGGTCCTCAGAGATTCACATTATGCCACAGAAACCGGATGCTCCTTGAATAATCCCTCTGCCTTACCGACTGAGCAGAAATAAAGTTGTGTTCTCTCCCTCACCTTCTCCTGCACACATAACAGAGACACTGGCAGACGGCAGCCAGCGACACAGCAATGGACCAGTTTCTAATGGGCCTATTACAATGTAATCTTACACATATCTACACAAATGTAAGTCCTAcagagtttaatgggacttacctgtaagtgtgtacagtataggattgtgcttttagtgCCTGTTGATTGCTGGGATCCTAGCAAAGCATGCTAGAATGGGTGCATCTTGGTTTTACCCAGGACAGCACTTGTTGTGCTCTTCAGAAGAAGCACATACTCAGGAACACCTAACACAGATCAGTTGTGCCTAGACTAATAAGCAATTGGGAGTATAAACTCTTTAAGCATTGGAAGATCATGAGGATTCTAAATTAAATTATATGGGCTTAAATTAAATTAAACCAGACTGACCTCAGCATACCTGTGTCATAACCTATTCCATATTGCCTCTGGTATTTGCACAGGTAAACCAATGAAAGATACCCACCCATGTCTGTGAGGACAAATGGTGTTCATGTATATTATGCATTTTCTCTCAGGGTATATCACACCCTCCAATATTTGCCAGGGGTACATTCTGTTCCACACAAAAGAGGAAAGGCGGTGTGAACAATTTAATTCTATGGCAGCTTAAACAGCACAACAAAGAACTTTTACT
This portion of the Tiliqua scincoides isolate rTilSci1 chromosome 3, rTilSci1.hap2, whole genome shotgun sequence genome encodes:
- the CHRDL2 gene encoding chordin-like protein 2; translation: MIAVIREIIFGLEILLLYFALETDASSEEVCHFNGRNYRRGESWHPYLEPEGTMYCIVCTCSENAKVNCNQMKCPVLKCPNPVRDLHQCCSRCPDSQTSPGNQASVNSSCQYNGTTYQHGDIFTSSELFPSKRSNQCTKCSCSEGQIYCGLVTCPELLCASPETVPDSCCQVCRDSSSEAPAEEHPQLNRGVRHSQQQCGQASNGMGSLGVIDAPSGSSLEPIPRHIMHNVGGGTTVQIILKEKHEKPCVHNGRTYSHGEVWHPTFRSFLPLPCILCTCKDGKQDCQRITCPDQYACAAPESVEGKCCRVCPEDRVHPANEIDTTSCRVSIYMFVPPSSENPRDNLRKIAIERESSADVEIYSWKQVNEIFHLVKIQKINKQAFKQEMQNFRLISRTNEAYWNMFLV